TGCATTCGATCACCGAGTACAGCGAAGGTGGCTCGAAGCTCAAAACCCACCCGAGGATGCATCGCGAGTGAACGTCCACGATGAGCGTCAGGAAGGGTCGTCCGACGTAGCGCCATTCGTCGGCCTCCATCACGATATGGACGTCCGCAGGCGTGTGATCGATGGTGGCAAGGAGCAGCGGTCTGTGCGCCGTCAGGCCTTTGCCGGTGGCTTTGAAGCGCTTGTTGGCCTCCTTCACACCGTAGCGTGCGGCGACGGTCTCGAAGCACTCCAGGCTGCGAAGGTGCTTTCGAAATGTCTCCCTCGACGGCACAGGGACGCTTACGCCAGCCCGATTTTCGATTTCACCATTGATCCGTCGAAGGCGGTCCACCAGGTCGTCGTAGGCGTCACCCACGCTCAACCTCAGATTTGACCAGTACGCGGCAGCAGCCTCGTGCATTCGCCGGCGGACCGAGGCTGGTAGCCGGTTCCGCCGTGAGACCCTTCCTGACGCGGACACCATTGCCCGAAGTGGGCGATTATTGGCGGCGCCGCGCTGTCTCAGCCAGCGGCGAACTGTTGATGGAGACGGCGGGCGATGGTGCAGCAGTTGTCGCGGCTTGCTTTCCCAGATGATGGCCAGCGCCCTTAGGAGGCTGTCGTCACTTCGAGAAAAGTCTCCCATCCGGTCCAAGGATTTCAGAACGATCTGCCTGACAATCGCTCTTGGATCCGTCTCAATGATGAGTTCAACATCCGCCTCGCGTGCGAACTGCGCCTTGGAGGCTGGAACGACGTCGATCTTCTTCGCAGTTCCGGCAGCGAACTCATCTTCGAGCCACTGTCTTGTGGGCGAGGTGACTTCGCCTGTGTCCAACAGACGCTGATACGGCTGACCAGTTTCGAAGGCTCGTAGGACGAGAAAACCGCCTTCAAGGATACGATCGAGGTAGTGGCGCTCGCCGTCGATCTCCCAGACGTCGCCTATGCCTAGTCGCATGAGGCTCATTTCCAGGCCTCCCTTGAGTCGGAGACGAGAGCGACTGGAGTGGCATTCCCAATCGGTTGCGTCAGGTCGATGCGCACGATCCGCCCGACCATCATGGCCTTCAGTTTGGCAAACGCGAGCGCCCGTGAGGCGAAATGCTCGACCAGGTCTCCGAGAACGGCGCGACCTGTTCGTCGGAACGCCTCCACGATCCGAAACACATCCGCGCTCGTGTATTCGGTCATTCGCCAAGACTGGACGTCCAGCACGTTCTGATGGACCGCCGCCGGTTCCAGCAGCGCCATTTTGAATACAAGGCGAAAGCGCCATCCGACCTGCTCGCAGATCGTCCGAATCGCGTGGAGCTTCTCTGCGTAGTCATGATCATGAAGCGCACGAGGGTCGGATTTAACCTCGACCACCTCAATGCTGCCGTCGGCCATAAGCCGTACGCAGTCGACGATGTAAGTGCGCCTGCGTCCCTCTTGCGCGAACTCCAGCCGAAATGGCTGTGCCCGATAATCGAGCACCTCGGTATCGACCTCACAATGCATGAAGAACGCGCGTTCGTTCATGCTCTCGTAGGGCTGCGGCCGGCCCGCCTTGCGGCTGGCGTAGACGCCGGTCGTAATGAATCTTCGCCCCGTAACGATGGTGCGAATGGGGGTTCCACATGGCGTGGCGACCAGGGTCGCTGACGCCGAGAGGCTTTCCCAGGATAAAGGCTCCACGTCCTTCAGGGCTACGGAGCGAACGGCGACATCTATTGTGGGGGGGCTGATTTGCGGGCAGCAGGGATCGACGACGGACATTGCCCATCCGAATTTCCTTGATCGACGAGTGGATTTGGATCCGGCCAGCCGAGGTCGTCACGCTTCTCTATAGAAGCGTGTTGACTTACTGCTCGATCAGGGAGAACATCCGTCCATCGTCGCGACAACGATTGGAGCCGGAAGGCTTCCCGACCGAGCCCTTGGCATAGCCTGGGGCTCGAGTTGTATCTGGCGTACAACTTTGAAAATGCAGGTGTTTAGGGCGGTCGCATTGGGTGCGGTCCTTCTACTCTGCGGCCGGTTTCCCGGTCTGAAAGTGTCAGCGCTTCGACCAAGGGCCGAGATTGCTACAGAAGGATTTTCGCAAGACTCGCGAGTGGAGTCACAGAATAAATTCTACCGTTTTGGGTCGGGTTGAATGTCGGGACCCGATATATGCAATAACATATATGTTCTGTATTATTAGGGTGGGGGACGCGCCGCCGAGCCGTCACTACAATACGTAAACGGATGTTCTAGGTAGTAAGTCGGCGATGGCTGACGCCTGATGCTCAGAACAGCGCCTTCGAACGGGGCAGACGCGAACCTACGATGTCGGACCAACTTTGGTCGACGACCAGATAATTCTACCGTGACATCGATAGGGTGCGTACAGACGCTTTGCCCGGTTGGTCGGCTGCCGGCGTTGGAACAGTTGGAGGCCGTTGTCGTGTCGCAACCGGCACCCTGGCGTCATTTAAGCGGTTCCGGGAAGCCGACGTTCAAGTGGTCGATTATGAGCAATGCTCGTCTCCCGCTTGAGCCGGACCATGACTCCGC
The genomic region above belongs to Brevundimonas sp. PAMC22021 and contains:
- a CDS encoding TnsA endonuclease N-terminal domain-containing protein, with translation MSVVDPCCPQISPPTIDVAVRSVALKDVEPLSWESLSASATLVATPCGTPIRTIVTGRRFITTGVYASRKAGRPQPYESMNERAFFMHCEVDTEVLDYRAQPFRLEFAQEGRRRTYIVDCVRLMADGSIEVVEVKSDPRALHDHDYAEKLHAIRTICEQVGWRFRLVFKMALLEPAAVHQNVLDVQSWRMTEYTSADVFRIVEAFRRTGRAVLGDLVEHFASRALAFAKLKAMMVGRIVRIDLTQPIGNATPVALVSDSREAWK